A genomic window from Synechococcus sp. CBW1107 includes:
- a CDS encoding DUF309 domain-containing protein, with protein MSEALEDDPRFRQAVDLFNAGQWYACHDGLEELWHETLGPDRTVLQGVLQIAVAHLHLERGNQRGATVLLGEGVGRLARCGPEALGLDLDHLRQTSSARLRCLQAGDDPSGLPLPGLRPQA; from the coding sequence TTGAGCGAGGCTCTCGAGGACGATCCCCGCTTCCGACAGGCGGTCGATCTCTTCAACGCCGGTCAGTGGTACGCCTGCCACGACGGGCTCGAGGAGCTGTGGCATGAAACCCTGGGTCCGGATCGGACCGTGCTCCAGGGGGTGCTGCAGATCGCCGTGGCCCACCTCCATCTGGAGCGGGGCAACCAGCGGGGCGCCACTGTCCTGCTGGGGGAAGGGGTAGGCCGTCTGGCCCGCTGCGGTCCAGAGGCCCTCGGCCTCGACCTCGACCACCTGCGCCAGACCAGCTCCGCCCGCCTGCGCTGCCTGCAGGCAGGCGATGATCCATCAGGACTGCCCCTTCCCGGCCTGCGGCCGCAGGCCTGA
- the typA gene encoding translational GTPase TypA — MSANQSAPIRNIAIIAHVDHGKTTLVDALLQQSGIFREGEAVPTCVMDSNDLERERGITILSKNTAVTYAGTRINIVDTPGHADFGGEVERVLGMVDGALLIVDANEGPMPQTRFVLKKALEQGLRPIVFVNKIDRARVDPEQAVDKVLDLFLELGADDDQCDFPYLFGSGMGGYAKPDMATESDTMKPLFDAILRHVPPPVGDPAKPLQLQVTTLDYSDFLGRIMIGRVHNGTIKAGQPAALIRDDGSIKRGRISKLLGFEGLARVEIAEARAGDLVAVAGFDEVNIGETIACPDHPEALPLIRVDEPTLQMTFVVNDSPFAGKEGKFVTSRQLRDRLQKELLTNVALRVEDTDSPDRFAVSGRGELHLGILIETMRREGFEFQVSQPQVIFRTIDGTPCEPVETLVMDVPEDAVGSCIEKLGMRKGEMQNMETGSDGRTQLEFVVPARGLIGFRGEFVRATRGEGIMSHSFFEYRPMQGDFDARRNGVLIAYEEGTATFYALKGAEDRGQFFITPGTKVYKGMIVGEHNRPPDLELNVCKAKQVTNIRSAGAEVLDTLQSPIQMTLERALEYIGPDEMLEVTPESIRLRKLPAKKPAKR; from the coding sequence ATGAGCGCCAATCAGAGCGCACCGATCCGCAACATCGCGATCATTGCCCACGTGGACCACGGCAAGACCACTCTGGTGGATGCCCTGCTTCAGCAATCGGGCATTTTCCGCGAAGGGGAGGCCGTGCCCACCTGCGTCATGGACTCCAACGACCTGGAGCGCGAGCGCGGCATCACGATTCTCTCCAAGAACACGGCGGTCACCTACGCCGGCACCCGCATCAACATCGTCGACACCCCTGGCCACGCCGATTTCGGCGGTGAAGTGGAGCGGGTGCTCGGCATGGTGGACGGGGCGCTGCTGATCGTCGACGCCAACGAGGGGCCGATGCCCCAGACCCGCTTCGTGCTCAAGAAGGCCCTCGAGCAGGGACTGCGGCCGATCGTGTTCGTCAACAAGATCGACCGGGCCCGGGTGGACCCTGAGCAGGCCGTCGACAAGGTGCTCGACCTCTTCCTCGAGCTGGGCGCCGACGACGACCAGTGCGACTTCCCCTATCTCTTCGGCAGCGGCATGGGCGGTTACGCCAAGCCCGACATGGCCACCGAGAGCGACACCATGAAGCCGCTCTTCGACGCCATCCTGCGCCACGTGCCACCGCCGGTGGGAGATCCCGCAAAGCCGCTGCAGCTGCAGGTCACCACGCTCGACTACTCCGATTTTCTCGGGCGGATCATGATCGGGCGGGTCCACAACGGAACGATCAAGGCTGGGCAGCCGGCCGCCCTCATCCGCGACGACGGCAGCATCAAGCGCGGGCGGATCAGCAAGCTGCTGGGCTTCGAAGGCCTCGCCCGGGTGGAGATCGCCGAGGCCCGCGCCGGTGATCTGGTGGCCGTGGCCGGTTTCGATGAGGTGAACATCGGTGAGACCATCGCCTGCCCTGATCACCCCGAAGCCCTGCCGCTGATCCGGGTGGATGAACCCACCCTGCAGATGACCTTCGTGGTCAACGATTCCCCCTTCGCTGGCAAGGAAGGAAAGTTCGTCACCAGCCGCCAGCTACGTGACCGCCTGCAGAAGGAGCTGCTCACCAACGTGGCTCTGCGGGTGGAGGACACCGATTCCCCGGACCGCTTCGCCGTGAGTGGGCGTGGTGAACTCCACCTGGGCATCCTGATCGAGACGATGCGGCGTGAAGGCTTCGAATTCCAGGTGTCGCAGCCCCAGGTGATCTTCCGCACGATCGATGGCACTCCCTGCGAGCCGGTGGAGACCCTGGTGATGGATGTCCCCGAGGACGCCGTCGGCAGCTGCATCGAGAAGCTGGGCATGCGCAAGGGCGAGATGCAGAACATGGAGACCGGCAGTGATGGCCGAACCCAGCTGGAGTTCGTCGTTCCGGCTCGGGGCCTGATCGGCTTCCGCGGCGAGTTCGTGCGGGCCACCCGGGGCGAGGGGATCATGAGCCATTCCTTCTTCGAGTACCGGCCGATGCAGGGCGATTTCGATGCGCGCCGCAATGGCGTGCTGATCGCCTACGAGGAAGGCACTGCCACCTTCTATGCCCTGAAGGGGGCCGAAGACCGGGGCCAGTTCTTCATCACCCCTGGCACCAAGGTGTACAAGGGCATGATCGTCGGCGAGCACAACCGTCCGCCCGACCTTGAACTCAACGTCTGCAAGGCCAAGCAGGTCACCAACATCCGCTCCGCCGGTGCCGAGGTGCTCGACACCCTTCAGTCACCGATCCAGATGACCCTGGAGAGGGCACTGGAATACATCGGCCCCGACGAAATGCTGGAGGTGACGCCGGAATCGATCCGGCTGCGCAAGCTGCCGGCGAAGAAGCCCGCCAAGCGTTGA
- a CDS encoding M15 family metallopeptidase gives MPPRRPPRLKRGEQREDLPVARRSLPEGRRRRGLLKPVATTTAVLLVLAAGGVLLFLQPLRRWLAPPPVPGLEARQTLDGRLLGHFPYPEAAAGNLKAVAPGLKLRPEAADALLAMQRSASADGVDLRLLSAFRSIELQKGLFFDVKAERNQSAQERAQVSAPPGFSEHSTGYAVDLGDGASPQSNLSEGFDRTAAFRWLEANANRFHFQLSFPRGNSQGVSYEPWHWRYEGSLEALRLFEPVRQLGR, from the coding sequence GTGCCACCGCGAAGGCCGCCGCGCCTGAAGCGCGGCGAACAGCGCGAGGACCTGCCGGTGGCACGCCGCTCCCTGCCCGAGGGCCGTCGCCGCAGGGGCCTGCTCAAGCCGGTGGCCACCACGACCGCGGTCCTGCTGGTGCTGGCGGCCGGGGGGGTGCTGCTGTTCCTTCAGCCCCTGAGACGCTGGCTGGCTCCCCCACCGGTACCTGGTCTTGAGGCGCGCCAGACCCTCGACGGTCGCCTGCTGGGTCACTTCCCGTACCCCGAAGCGGCCGCTGGCAACCTGAAGGCGGTGGCCCCCGGCCTGAAACTTCGGCCTGAGGCCGCCGATGCCCTGCTGGCCATGCAGCGCTCCGCCAGCGCCGATGGCGTCGACCTGCGTCTGCTGAGCGCCTTTCGCTCGATCGAGCTGCAGAAGGGGCTCTTCTTCGATGTCAAAGCCGAGCGGAACCAGAGCGCCCAGGAGCGGGCCCAGGTGAGCGCTCCACCCGGCTTTTCAGAGCACAGCACCGGCTATGCGGTCGATCTGGGCGATGGTGCCAGCCCCCAGAGCAATCTGAGTGAGGGGTTCGACCGCACCGCCGCCTTCCGCTGGCTCGAGGCCAATGCCAACCGCTTCCACTTCCAGCTGTCCTTTCCAAGGGGCAACAGCCAGGGGGTGAGCTACGAGCCCTGGCACTGGCGCTACGAGGGATCCCTGGAAGCCCTGCGCCTGTTCGAACCAGTCCGGCAACTGGGGCGTTGA
- the chlP gene encoding geranylgeranyl reductase: MLRVAVVGGGPSGSCAAEVLAKAGIETWLFERKLDNAKPCGGAIPLCMVEEFDLPESIIDRKVRNMRMISPSNREVDIHLENENEYIGMCRREILDGFLRNRAAELGAHLINGLVQSIDTGSARQGPYTLHYADYSGGGPTGEIKSLEVDLIVGADGANSRVAKAMDAGDYNVAIAFQERIRLPKEEMSYYEDLAEMYVGTDVSPDFYAWVFPKYDHVAVGTGTMQKNQALIKSLQKGIRRRASARLLRGEVIKVEAHPIPEHPRPRRVVGRMALVGDAAGYVTKSSGEGIYFAAKSGRMCAEQIVAASASGAKIPTEADLKVYIRKWDKQYGATYKVLEILQNIFYRNDAAREAFVEMCDDKDVQRLTFDSYLYKRVVMMNPWQQIKLTLLTLGAVLRGNALAPQSYKPVPSVVRSPEEMEAWLATLAQEAEQQQGVGKARREPKAMSVVADPQQSQEREPVLAAKG, translated from the coding sequence ATGTTGCGAGTCGCAGTGGTGGGTGGCGGCCCGAGCGGTTCCTGCGCAGCCGAAGTGCTAGCAAAAGCAGGAATAGAAACCTGGCTCTTCGAGCGAAAGCTTGACAATGCCAAGCCTTGTGGTGGTGCCATTCCACTCTGCATGGTCGAAGAATTCGATCTGCCCGAGTCGATCATCGACCGCAAGGTTCGCAACATGCGCATGATCTCCCCCTCCAATCGTGAGGTAGATATTCATCTTGAAAACGAGAACGAATACATTGGCATGTGTCGCCGGGAGATCCTTGATGGATTCCTGCGCAATCGCGCCGCTGAGCTCGGCGCCCATCTGATCAATGGACTGGTTCAGTCGATCGACACCGGTTCGGCCCGCCAGGGTCCCTACACCCTCCACTACGCCGACTACTCAGGCGGTGGCCCCACCGGCGAGATCAAGAGCCTCGAAGTCGATCTGATCGTGGGTGCCGATGGTGCCAACAGCCGCGTGGCCAAGGCCATGGACGCTGGTGACTACAACGTGGCCATCGCCTTCCAGGAGCGCATCCGCCTGCCCAAGGAGGAGATGAGCTACTACGAGGATCTCGCCGAGATGTATGTCGGCACCGACGTCTCCCCCGACTTCTATGCCTGGGTCTTCCCCAAGTACGACCATGTCGCCGTGGGGACCGGAACGATGCAGAAGAACCAGGCGCTGATCAAGAGCCTGCAGAAGGGCATCCGCAGGCGGGCAAGTGCCAGGCTGCTGCGCGGCGAGGTGATCAAGGTTGAAGCGCACCCGATTCCCGAGCATCCCAGGCCCCGTCGTGTCGTGGGACGCATGGCCCTGGTGGGGGATGCCGCTGGCTATGTCACCAAGAGTTCAGGAGAGGGGATCTACTTCGCTGCCAAGAGCGGCCGCATGTGCGCCGAGCAGATCGTTGCCGCCAGTGCATCCGGAGCGAAGATCCCCACGGAAGCGGATCTCAAGGTCTACATCCGCAAGTGGGACAAGCAGTACGGCGCCACCTACAAGGTGCTGGAGATCCTTCAGAACATCTTCTATCGCAACGACGCGGCCCGCGAAGCCTTCGTCGAGATGTGCGACGACAAGGACGTGCAGCGTCTCACCTTCGACAGCTATCTCTACAAGCGGGTGGTGATGATGAATCCCTGGCAGCAGATCAAGCTCACTCTGCTCACCCTCGGTGCCGTGCTGCGCGGCAATGCCCTGGCACCTCAGTCGTACAAGCCTGTGCCCAGCGTGGTCCGCAGCCCCGAGGAAATGGAAGCCTGGCTGGCCACCCTGGCCCAGGAAGCGGAGCAGCAGCAGGGCGTGGGCAAAGCCAGGCGGGAGCCCAAGGCCATGTCCGTGGTTGCCGACCCTCAGCAGAGCCAGGAGCGGGAACCCGTGCTGGCGGCCAAGGGCTGA
- the glyS gene encoding glycine--tRNA ligase subunit beta, whose translation MATFLLEIGTEELPADFALLALPQLERQVRHDLAAQRLPHGLVEATSTPRRLVVRVADLPPSQEDLAEERKGPPGDQAFVDGQPGQAAIGFAKRCGVDPASLELRDTPKGPFVFARILQPGRPSEDVLAERIPVWITALQGRRFMRWGEGDLRFSRPIRWLVALLDQQVIPLELEGSDPLISSGRISRGHRLSEQSLAIADAGRHSDLLAEAGVLVERQQRADWIRQQVLEAAGAAQAHPDLPEELFEELVDLVESPSLIEGSVEQRFLDLPPEVLSTVMRSHQRYVPLRRLDAVEDPLALSAQASLLPRFLCIGNGLPEAAATVRRGNERVLKARLADAEFFLEADRAVSCEQRRQRLASVTFAEGLGSLLDRSDRLLWLSELLLQHLPLTREHQEAALRAAHLCKHDLVSQMVGEFPELQGVMGAKYALAEGESRDVALAVLEHYLPRGAGDLPPSSDAGAVVALAERLELLLSIYAKGERPSGSSDPYALRRAGNGLLQILWERGWSPDLTMLLQQASAHWAELLPDLRLDAPALAGELVEALRQRMISLLDEEGFDADLVQAVVGDGVPAGRLLGDPIDGRKRVALLAQLRGDGQLAPVQAVVQRAARLAVKGDLPADVLSPADVVDPALFSSPSEAGMLQVLQELEPILSLPDGESRYRQLASKLAEGAEALSAFFDGASSVMVMCDDPAVRRNRLNLLAVLRNQAGVLADFSQLSG comes from the coding sequence GTGGCCACGTTCCTGCTGGAAATCGGAACCGAAGAACTTCCGGCCGATTTCGCGCTCCTGGCCCTGCCTCAACTGGAGCGGCAGGTGCGACACGACCTGGCCGCCCAGCGCCTGCCCCATGGCCTGGTGGAGGCCACCAGCACCCCGCGGCGCCTGGTGGTGCGCGTCGCCGATCTGCCGCCGAGCCAAGAGGATCTGGCCGAAGAGCGCAAGGGCCCCCCGGGTGACCAGGCCTTTGTGGACGGGCAACCGGGCCAGGCCGCCATCGGTTTCGCCAAGCGCTGCGGCGTAGATCCGGCCAGCCTGGAGCTGCGGGACACCCCCAAGGGTCCGTTCGTCTTCGCCCGCATCCTGCAGCCGGGCCGCCCCAGCGAAGACGTGCTGGCCGAACGCATTCCGGTCTGGATCACGGCCCTGCAGGGACGACGCTTCATGCGTTGGGGCGAGGGGGACCTGCGCTTCAGCCGCCCCATCCGCTGGCTGGTGGCCCTGCTCGATCAACAGGTGATTCCCCTGGAGCTGGAGGGCAGTGATCCACTGATCAGCAGCGGCCGGATCAGCCGTGGTCACCGTCTCTCGGAGCAGAGCCTGGCCATTGCCGACGCCGGCCGCCACAGCGACCTGCTGGCCGAAGCCGGTGTGCTGGTGGAACGGCAGCAGCGGGCGGACTGGATCCGCCAGCAGGTGCTCGAGGCCGCCGGCGCCGCCCAGGCGCACCCTGATCTTCCCGAGGAGCTCTTCGAGGAACTGGTGGATCTGGTGGAGAGCCCCAGTCTGATCGAGGGGTCGGTGGAGCAGCGTTTCCTCGACCTGCCGCCGGAGGTCCTGAGCACGGTGATGCGCAGCCACCAGCGCTACGTGCCCCTGCGCCGCCTGGACGCGGTGGAGGATCCCCTCGCCCTCTCGGCCCAGGCCAGCCTCCTGCCTCGATTCCTCTGCATCGGCAACGGCCTGCCGGAGGCGGCCGCCACGGTGCGGCGGGGAAACGAGCGGGTGCTCAAGGCCCGCCTGGCTGATGCCGAGTTCTTTCTCGAGGCCGACCGCGCCGTCAGCTGCGAGCAGCGACGGCAGCGGCTCGCCAGCGTCACCTTTGCGGAAGGGCTCGGCAGCCTGCTCGACCGCAGTGATCGCCTGCTCTGGTTGAGTGAACTGCTCCTGCAGCATCTCCCGCTGACGCGGGAGCACCAGGAGGCGGCCCTGAGGGCCGCGCACCTGTGCAAGCACGATCTGGTCAGTCAGATGGTGGGGGAATTCCCGGAACTGCAAGGAGTGATGGGGGCCAAGTACGCCCTGGCAGAGGGAGAATCGAGGGACGTGGCCCTGGCTGTGCTCGAGCACTATCTGCCGCGGGGAGCCGGTGATCTGCCGCCGAGCTCCGACGCAGGCGCGGTGGTGGCCCTGGCCGAGCGGCTGGAGCTGCTGCTGAGCATCTATGCCAAGGGGGAGCGGCCCAGCGGCTCCTCGGATCCCTACGCCCTGCGCCGGGCGGGCAACGGCCTGTTGCAGATCCTCTGGGAGCGGGGCTGGTCTCCGGATCTGACCATGCTGCTGCAGCAGGCCAGCGCCCACTGGGCCGAGCTGTTGCCCGACCTGCGGCTCGATGCCCCCGCACTCGCGGGCGAGCTGGTGGAAGCTCTGCGCCAGCGCATGATCTCCCTGCTCGATGAGGAAGGCTTCGATGCCGACCTGGTCCAGGCCGTGGTCGGCGATGGGGTGCCCGCCGGGCGGCTGCTGGGCGATCCGATCGACGGGCGCAAGCGGGTGGCCCTGCTGGCCCAGCTCCGTGGTGACGGCCAGCTGGCACCGGTTCAGGCCGTGGTGCAGCGGGCGGCACGCCTGGCGGTGAAGGGAGACCTGCCGGCCGATGTGCTCAGCCCAGCGGATGTGGTGGACCCGGCCCTGTTCAGCTCCCCCAGCGAAGCCGGCATGTTGCAGGTGCTGCAGGAGCTGGAGCCGATCCTCTCGCTACCTGACGGCGAAAGCCGCTACCGCCAGCTGGCCAGCAAGTTGGCGGAGGGAGCCGAAGCCCTCTCCGCCTTCTTCGACGGCGCCAGCAGTGTGATGGTGATGTGCGACGACCCGGCCGTGCGCCGCAACCGGCTGAACCTGCTGGCGGTGTTGCGCAATCAGGCCGGCGTGCTGGCCGATTTCAGCCAGCTCAGCGGCTGA
- the sir gene encoding sulfite reductase, ferredoxin dependent has product MPEGSGTAVKPPSKFERLKAASDYLKEPLATELENDRPFFTDGAVQILKFHGSYQQDNRDNRQKGQEKDWQMMLRLRSPAGRIPVPLYLAMDDLADRLGNGTLRLTTRQAFQMHGIAKADIREVIGTIVRSMGSTLAACGDINRNVMAPAAPFEKGGYPAARRLADEIADLIAPLAAEGSYLDLWVDGDHSYRFKPAAAVRRARQRQVQGAGFSGDPNEPLYGGTYLPRKFKVAVTVPGDNSVDLLTQDIGLVAFTDPSGRLRGCNVYVGGGMGRTHNKEDTFARTADPLGYVAAEHVLDLVQAIVALQRDHGDREQRRHARMKYLIHDRGVDWFRQELGRYLEAPIKPLRPEPKPRLDDYLGWHRQNRGLWFVGLPLLCGRLEGERKRGLRRLVETYQLEVRLTPNQDLLLCSIGTSQRSSVKEALAALGFEAPEAPSLLSRHAIACPALPTCGLAITESERILPAVLERLETLLRRLGIERPLLVRMTGCPNGCARPYMAEVGLVGSGVEQYQLWLGGTPNLTQLAVPYLERMPLAELEVTLEPLLLLWKNTGGRQSFGQFVSGLGTERIQALLPVES; this is encoded by the coding sequence GTGCCTGAAGGGTCAGGCACAGCCGTCAAGCCACCCAGCAAATTCGAGCGCCTGAAGGCCGCCAGCGACTACCTCAAGGAGCCCCTGGCCACTGAACTGGAGAACGACAGACCCTTCTTCACCGATGGGGCCGTTCAGATCCTGAAATTCCACGGCAGTTACCAGCAGGACAACCGCGACAATCGCCAGAAGGGCCAGGAGAAGGACTGGCAGATGATGCTGCGGCTGCGCAGCCCGGCTGGCCGCATTCCGGTCCCTCTGTACCTGGCGATGGATGATCTCGCTGATCGCCTCGGTAACGGCACCCTGCGGCTCACCACCCGTCAGGCCTTCCAGATGCATGGCATCGCCAAGGCCGACATCCGTGAGGTGATCGGCACGATCGTGCGCTCGATGGGCTCCACCCTCGCGGCCTGTGGTGACATCAACCGCAACGTGATGGCCCCGGCCGCGCCCTTCGAGAAGGGGGGCTATCCCGCCGCCAGGCGTCTGGCCGATGAGATCGCCGACCTGATCGCCCCGCTGGCGGCCGAGGGGTCGTATCTGGATCTCTGGGTGGATGGCGATCACAGCTACCGCTTCAAGCCCGCTGCGGCTGTCAGGCGCGCCCGCCAGCGGCAGGTTCAGGGGGCCGGATTCAGCGGGGACCCCAATGAACCGCTTTACGGAGGCACCTACCTTCCCCGCAAGTTCAAGGTGGCCGTCACCGTTCCGGGCGATAACTCGGTGGATCTGCTCACCCAGGACATCGGCTTGGTGGCCTTCACCGATCCCTCCGGACGCCTGCGCGGCTGCAACGTCTACGTGGGCGGTGGCATGGGCCGCACCCACAACAAGGAGGACACCTTCGCCCGCACCGCCGATCCCCTCGGCTACGTGGCGGCCGAGCATGTGCTCGATCTGGTGCAGGCCATCGTGGCCCTCCAGCGCGACCACGGCGACCGGGAGCAGCGTCGCCATGCCCGCATGAAGTATCTGATCCACGACCGCGGGGTCGACTGGTTCCGACAGGAACTCGGCCGTTACCTCGAGGCACCGATCAAGCCCCTGCGGCCGGAACCCAAGCCTCGCCTGGACGACTACCTGGGTTGGCACCGCCAGAACCGTGGTCTCTGGTTCGTGGGCCTGCCCCTGCTCTGCGGCCGTCTGGAGGGTGAGCGCAAGCGCGGCCTGCGGCGCCTGGTCGAGACTTACCAGCTGGAGGTGCGGCTCACTCCCAACCAGGACCTGCTGCTCTGCTCGATCGGCACCTCCCAGCGCAGCAGCGTGAAGGAGGCCCTGGCCGCCCTGGGCTTCGAGGCGCCGGAAGCGCCGTCGTTGCTGTCGCGCCACGCCATCGCCTGTCCGGCGCTGCCCACCTGCGGCCTGGCGATCACCGAATCGGAGCGGATCCTGCCGGCTGTGCTCGAACGCCTGGAGACTCTGCTGCGGCGGCTCGGCATCGAGCGTCCACTGCTGGTGCGCATGACGGGCTGTCCGAATGGCTGCGCCAGGCCCTACATGGCCGAAGTCGGACTGGTGGGCAGTGGCGTGGAGCAGTATCAGCTCTGGCTGGGCGGCACGCCGAACCTCACCCAGCTGGCGGTTCCCTACCTGGAGCGCATGCCCCTGGCCGAGCTGGAGGTCACCCTGGAGCCACTGCTGCTGCTCTGGAAGAACACGGGCGGCCGTCAGAGTTTCGGCCAGTTCGTCTCCGGCCTCGGCACCGAGCGGATTCAGGCGCTGCTCCCCGTCGAGAGCTGA
- a CDS encoding M15 family metallopeptidase: protein MSPSPLRPWSPIPIHDTAEPLIPLPLELMRLEPHPYASLGAPYGEGCSPFQLRSGVVERLLVAQGELQRHHSDWRLAIFDGWRPVRVQQFMVDHTIASECRRRGVDRHRNGPELEAVTADVGRFWAPPSLDPATPPPHSTGGAVDLTLATSDGEPLDLGGEIDAIGAVSEPDHYDPSRRSERLDGHGGTGVLELQWHRRRSLLREVMAAAGFAQHPNEWWHFSHGDQLWAWRQGAAAAIYGGWDPGRG, encoded by the coding sequence GTGAGCCCCAGCCCGCTCAGACCCTGGAGTCCGATTCCCATCCACGACACGGCCGAACCGCTGATTCCCCTCCCCCTGGAGTTGATGCGCCTCGAGCCCCACCCCTACGCGTCACTGGGGGCGCCCTACGGCGAAGGCTGCAGCCCGTTCCAGCTGCGCAGCGGTGTGGTGGAACGGCTGCTGGTGGCCCAGGGCGAGCTGCAACGCCATCACAGCGACTGGCGCCTGGCGATCTTCGACGGCTGGCGGCCCGTGCGGGTGCAGCAGTTCATGGTGGATCACACGATCGCGAGCGAATGCCGCCGGCGTGGGGTGGACCGTCATCGGAACGGGCCCGAACTGGAAGCCGTGACGGCGGACGTGGGCCGCTTCTGGGCCCCCCCCAGCCTGGATCCAGCGACACCACCTCCCCACAGCACCGGAGGGGCCGTGGATCTGACCCTGGCGACCTCAGACGGCGAACCGCTCGATCTGGGCGGCGAGATCGATGCGATCGGAGCTGTCTCGGAGCCCGATCACTACGACCCGTCGAGGCGATCCGAACGCCTGGATGGCCACGGGGGGACAGGAGTGCTCGAGCTCCAGTGGCACCGGCGCCGCAGTCTGCTGCGCGAGGTGATGGCGGCTGCCGGATTCGCCCAGCACCCCAATGAATGGTGGCACTTCAGCCACGGGGATCAGCTCTGGGCCTGGCGGCAGGGAGCAGCCGCCGCGATCTATGGCGGCTGGGATCCCGGCAGGGGCTGA